The DNA sequence ATAAATATTTCTAATAAAACGAGTGAATCACATTAGACACCGTAAGTGTTTTCCTTTGGAGAGGAAAACCGAAAGACTTCATTGAGTTACTCTAATCACACCTTGTCAGTTTCATTTGATTTCAATCATTGGCTTAATAAGACTGACTTCATTTTGTATACTTGAAAGGTTAGCCAAAAATGTAGACTCAGACCTGAAGAGTTAGGGAAATACAGAGGAAAAGCcctgaattttattttattgtagcTAGCCAGTGGCAAAGATGATCCATTTACTCATGCATGCTAACACAGGTCACGGCCACAATCCTGTGGTTCTGATGGCATGGTACACTGTGTAACCTCATCCTTTCACTAGACGCAGACATCGGCCAGCAGCAAGGCCATGATGAGCTGGCTACAGAAAGCCACTCCGGAGAAGAAAGCTGAGCCAAAAGTTTGTCTCAAACGCAAGAGGATGGAGGAGGAAGGCAAGCAAGTAGGGCCGCTACACAAGTGGCTTCAGAAGAACGCGTGAAATAGACAACCTTCATCTCGTGGGGTTCTTTCTGTACGGTGCAGTGTTTTCCAAACGGGAAATGAAACAAGATGTCATTAACTCCATTCACTAACGGGGGTGGGGCCCCAATTGAGAATTGGATTATTGACAATACATTTCATAACGGTCAAGAGTTCAAGCATTCAGAATTTTTAAAACAagaaataaacttttttttccagtttttctTGTATTGTTTGCAAACTGATTAAAATATTCTTCCCTTTGCTTTCATTTAAAATTGTCTGACAAAACTATTTTCTATGAAATCACTCAGGATCCAGGCTAtggtggttctgtttctggttgcaGAACTATTTTCTCCAAGTACAAAGTCCTTGTTATATGTTTGACTTGACTGCTCAAGGGAAGTGGTTTATGAAAAGGGACTGAGGTTTTTTGGGAGAGGAAAATCAATTAGAGATACAACTCAAAAATTCAATAACTAGAATTTATTCCAAAAGCCAGCTTCACCATTATCCATAATTCTTGTCTTGGCTTTGACTAGGCACGATTCAACATTCCATTATTTGTCATGTACATGTTTATACGTGCAGCATATTGTGAAATGTACACCTGGTCACTCCAAAGATTGTGCATATATATTGAAGATATATAGTGTGCATATGTTTAATAGTATACATTTCTATAGTGTGCACATACTTAAGGTACAGTATGTCCATGTATATTAAAGTGCGATGTACAGTTGTGTACTGAACAATAGTTCTGAGGCTAGTGAGTGAGTGTCAGCAGATAGTTTGATATTTTGAGTTCAGTTTGTATTATGTAACAATGTTAAAAGCTGTGGTGGCATGTCCTAGTTAAGAAGTCTTATGGCCTGAAGATAGAAGCTTCTTCTGAGTCTCTGTTTTGGTTATAATACTTCTGAGACGTTTGCCTGATTTCAGCAGCCGAAACATAGTTACTGGGGTGAGACGAGTCCCTGACAGTCCTGCTTGCTCTGGTCCTGCATCTCCTGATGTCCTATAGAGACAGGAGATCTGATCTGGTGCAGCATTCTGCCGGACAGATCATTCTCTGCAGGGCTTTGCGGTTCTGGGCACAGCTGTTGCCAAACCAGGATGTGATGTTCTGTGTCAGTATACTTTCCACAGCACCAGAGTAGAAGGTCTTTAGAATCACTGGAACAACCCCAAACTTCCTTAGCTGTCTCAAGTGGTAGAGACGCTGCCTTACCTTTTTTGCTGGGTTTTTATATGTTCTTTCCATGTCAGGTCCTCTAAGATGTGAACACCCAGGTATGTAAAGCTGCTCGCCCTCTCTACTGCTGTCCCGTTAGCACTGAGCGGGGTGCGGGGCTGCTGCTGTCTCCTGTCCACCAGCAGCTCCTTAGTTTTGCTGATGTAAAGTTGGAGGCGGTTTTCCTGACACCACGATGCCAGGTTCTCCACCTCCTTGGTGTAGGCTGTCTCATTGTTGTTGGAAATTAAGCCCAGCACCACTGTGTCTTCATCAAACTTTATGATGGAGTTGGAGGTCTACATATCCAGGACCAGGAACCCTGGTTTTAATGGTCATGGTCTGATACTGAACTTTATCAATACGGTTTAGAAGTGTAGGATAAGACGTGAACACAGACGCTAGtctacttacgaacgagttATGTTCCAAATGGCCGTTTGTAACAAAATGTTCggaagtcgttattcaacatcatttgaagggtatacgcaagtacgaAGAACTAGGATTCTGGGAGTACACACATTACGCTGCTGCGCAGCGggagtagcagccagaagtACTAGGCGGTATAGCCgcgctgaaaaaaataaaagatgttgctgacaggaaacgggagacCAACGCACATaatttggacttgcagtcctcttcgttcatatGTCCGAAAATTTGCaagttgaaagttcataagtagaggaacGTCGGTATTGATTAGTGATATGTGGAGTATGTGATGCTAAAACATTAACTTTCAGGTCCTCCCACAGCAGTGTTAGGTACTATGGTGGATAGTAGACTTCAAAATTTCTTTATGTTTAAAATTTGCTCTAGAATATTCTGCCAAAAGGTTAAAAGATTCAAAGGAATGCTTTTTATTTGGAAACTAGAATGGCTTGTTTTGTTACCATGTCAAAGGATCAATACCTATAGATGTTTAGTGTTCAGATGCTTCAAAGGAATTCAAATAAACCCTTCATGAGAGTCACCCTTGCCAGTATATTCATAAACCTGAACGTAAATTATTAGAAGTAAAAAGAATCTCTCAAATCTTTGGAAAGCCTTTAAACCACAGTCTTATGGTGATTTAATGTTCTTGTAATTGCCTTCAAATACTAGTATGTCAACTATTCTGATTTGGAGAAAAAGATAGTATTTGGATACATAGGTCACAACATACAAACTGACTGATCATTATTCAGTCACTTCAATGTTCTGTATGAGGCGAAAAGCAATACTGCATGCAAAATATACTCCCGATAAACATCATTTCCAATTCATTGTTTACTTTTCCTTTTTTACAAATTAACTTGAATACGTCTCCTAATGGACTGCttaaaataattacaataatTTTACTCCTTAAAACATCCTTTTGTCAGAATTCAATTAACCAGAACTGAGTGGCTGCATTCTTGAAAGTATGATTTTTTAAATCACAGATTGAAGCAGTAATATGAATTCCAAAGTCTATTGTTACAAGACAAAATTGTGAATGTGGTTTTATTGCAATACTTATGGCCAAGAGACTGTGACCAATTTATAGGAGTCCGTCTGAAAATCAGTAGGAAAAAAATACGAGCGGTAAACAATGAAAGTCCATGGTGGCTAATGAGTTGCACTTGTGTCTTTAGGCTGAAAAATACTGGTGATCCAGTCATCACCACTAAGAAATATATTAATAGATACAGACCGATTTACCCTTTAAAAAGTTGTTCTGATTCAGCATGTGATGCAATAAGGGCACATAAGGACAAGGGAGGTAAACAACTGAGCCACCTTTATTTTATAAGCATTCCTCAGTAAATAAATGCTTTTGAAGAAAAAAAGTGATGGcatacagaaaaactatatacatGATGTGACTTCTTGGTCCCACGCACTGTGTTCGATCTGTTACTAAGATACAGGAGACAAATGCCTAGGGGGCGTCGCCCTCAACGCAACCAAAACAACCCTCCCGAAAAGTGTTACGCAGTGCGATTGAGCGCATAAACACAAGGAAGAAAAAACAAATTTTTTTACATCTCGGTACAAACGACAGTATGCAATAATCACCTAATTTCTCCTTAACACGTCTTAGAAACAAAGTAAACATTCCGGCATAACGTTTTCTAATAAGCTACTACAAGGCTTCAGATGGTTAAACGTCTGATTACTACTGTAGATTTAGcgttaaaatgtttaaatatattAGCAGGCTAGATAAatgcaaaagaaataaaaacagtAGCACTAAGCTACAGCTGACGATCAAATACTGAATATCTGCACGACCAAGACACATCAGGAGGTGAGCATAGTCCCGATCCAAACTAGCAAGTCACGCTCATCACTTCGCCCCTCTTGTCGCTCTGGTGCTCTTTGCTTTTGGTACTTTTGGCACTGAAGGCTTGCTGATCTTTTTCGGCTTCTTCACCTTCTTCGAGGGGGCGGCAGCCGGCTTCTTTGCTGCCTTCTTGGATTTGGCCACCTTCTTGGTAGCTGCAACGGCCGATTTCGATGGCGTCTTCTTTTTGGGACTCGCCTTCGCCTTCACTTTCTCGGAGGGCTTTTTCGCTTTCTTGGATGCAGGCGCGGAGCTCTTAACAGCTTTGGATGGTTTCTTTTTCTGCGCTGGTTTTTCAAACTTCTTCTTGTTGAGTTTGAAGGACCCATTCGCCCCAGTGCCCTTCACTTGAATCAAGGAGTCATTCTGCAGTAGCGCCTTGATAGAATATCGCAGGTAGGTCCGTCCATTCTGCTGGTCAAACCAGCTAACCTTCTTAGTTTCGTTGTAGATCTTTGCCAGAGACGAGCCGTTTCGCTCGCCCAGTTGGCGAATGGTGTCCATCACCAGCTTGCTGTATTTTCCAGGCTGGTTCttcttctttttgtttttcttcttctttgctGGGGTGCTGGTCTCTGCACCGCCCGACTTTGGTCTCTTACTGGCGGCGGCTTTCTTCTTAGCCCCTGCAGAGGTGGCCTCGTCAGAAGTCGAGATGGGGGCATTCTCCTGGTCATCGGCGGCCATGGTTAAGGAAGTATAAATTTTACTAATTTAATCAGATGCTGGAATTATTCACGGGATTCCGTGCGTGTCAAATCAATAGACTTCTGCAGCACCGCGCCCGTTAACCGTGATTTGAAAAGTCCTGACCGCCGCTTTGCAGGCGCGTTTATACATAACCGACACGCGGACCTGTTTGGGAACAACAACACACGCCGCTACGCCGTGTGCAAGGTTGTGCTTTTTGTGGTTTGTTTCGACTCAATTTTCTTAAACAGGGAACAGTTACCGAGGAATGAAATAGATCAGACCTGATGCATCGACGATGCCTTTTGCGGACATATACCAGATAAAACGGTGAGAAACACCACCCCTGAGAAAATAGAGAAAGTAAAGCGCCCACACCGGGTTTCCAGCAATAATCAGGATGGGGGCACCCTCTTCGGTCACCAATATCcgagaaaataaacaaaactttTTCAAGTGCGTGGTACGTATCGACAAAGGGGAGTTTATTTGGTATTTTGTGACCACATTTGTCTTTATCAGAGCACCGggtgtttttacatttaaagTTTAATTTGTTTCAAGTAACACAACAGACGCCCTCGCGTGGCAGCACCTAAGCATGCTGACAAAAATTTTTATGGTCCCGTTACGCCTTCATACATAATGCGCATTTAGGTAATGtatcttaaaaataattattaaaatacgTAGGATGATTTCACTATACAgttatcatttatttaatacaCAAAGAAAGTGCGGGTGGGGTGGGTAGTACAGTTAGTCCAGTCACGCCCTTGCGAGTGCAAAAATATCAAAATGCTTTCATTTCAAAATCCCAGCTGTGTATGTCTCTAACAAACCGTGATAAAAGGCCGTAAGTTAGGATCATGGATTCAAGTAGTATATCAGTAAAATTCATACGAAATAACTGTCATTAACTTTTTTTAAGGCCTAAAAAACCGGGCTATTACATCTGCATTCTTTTGGAAGACTGGTCTTGTTTTTGTTTAGCTCACTTATCAGGTTacctattttttttattattgggcTACAGTGCccccatcttctgagggggcgccaAGCTAGCAAGCGGCCTCCCCTcatcaccagcaccaccaccaacaTTACACAGGCGCCACATGAACTTAAATGGGAACTGTTCTACTGTGCTGGTTTTGATATTGTGTGATTTTGATCTATTGACACGCTATAGTTTACACAAGTATGAAAGGTAATTGAAATTTATGCAAGCTCCTAACAGGTCCGtattacaaaataataatataatattacaattacaattagaatATGGAAAAACGAATGAGAATAAAAGAGGCGATGACTATGCTTATGTTTCCTCTAGGAATTATACCTTTGAATCTCCAGGACGGTTTTATGGCCTATATATACCGTATTGAAAGAGTTTCCCTTTTAAATATCTGTGCTTCATTGTTAACCGTGATTAACGTTCTGTATGTAAAGTGTATGTTGTCCAAGATCTAAATTTAATTTGTTCTGTATCCGCTAGAGGGCGAAAGTGATTCGCATGTTAAACGCTTTTAATAATAATGGCGTACCACGCGCTGTTGGCTACCATAATCTATTTCCATGTTTTAATCATTTAAGTATCAATGCGTCTACCATTTTACTGATTGTACAAATTGTATTTGTGGCTTTATGCGGAAGTGGTCTCAACTCTAAATTGATTTTAAAGGTGTGTtttgttcttgtacttgggTCGTTTTGTTTCCGATCTGGTGCTGCAGTCACAGGTTAGCTCGATGATTATAGCCCACCGTCCAGCGAAGTTGTAACGGGCCCGGGCTTAGGTGGGTGGGGTCGCACGTAATGGGAGCCTGATTTAAGTAATTTTGTCCCACCCCTGAAAATGATGCATGGCAGGCCTGAACCCCTCAATAAGGAACCCTGggttttttcctgttttttttctccttgttTTAACttagtttttctttttacatGTATTGTTATACATGTCTTAGGTCTTAGCATCTGTAGCTTCTGGCTTAGGCTCTGGACACCTCTGACCCTGAGTAGGATGAACAgcaacagaaaatggatggatgtaagttTTGTGCTTGTAGTAATTGTAGTAGCCTTTCTAAGGGGCCTTTCTTGCTGCCTGGGTCATTGGTTGGAGCCTGGGTGTGGGGTAGCCTTGCCAAaaaattattactttatttttgTCAACTCTACCAATGGGAAACAAGGCCAGtaatatatatttctgtatgtaTCCTTTGTTAATGCTGTTCTTGAGGGTTTGACAGTCAACTTGAGGCTCAGACCATATATAAACCGTAAAGACAACCCTAAGCTTAAACCTAAACCTAACCATCATGATAATGTTAACCCATAATGCTGATGTAAACATATTTCCCTAATAGAATAGAATGCCTCGGCCATTGTGCACAGCAGGTACAAGGAAATTCAGTAGTTAACTGCAATGCTAGCCATGATCTTACCCCTTCTGCCATTCTCGATCTTAACTTTAATTCCATACCTAATCTTAACTTTATCCCTATTGTAAAACCTAACGGTAACCTTCATTTTAATTCAGACTCCATCCTTAACTCTATTACCAACCTAATGCCAAACCTAATGTCAACATTAACCAGGACCATTGAGCCTAACCTAAATTGTCACACTTACCCTCACCTCAGTTTAACCCTAATCCTTTATTAACCCTGTAACCTTAACAGTAaggcctaaccttaaccctgcTTCACTGCCTTGCATTTTGACAGATGcataaaaacatataatttgATTTATAAGAATGGTGAAGATGTATTTCAGGTACAGCCTTTATGATGTATTCTGTGTGACACACTAGTAAAATAACCATAAGCTTCAACTAACCTTTTTAAATCCATGTAGAACGTAAATTTTGGAACAACCAAACAGATTAGTTCATGCTGATAAATGTTGAATTGCATTACCTGGAACATGATGCCCCACCTCCAAAGGTAACGATATCCACCCAGCTACTGGCTCTGTCCTTGTCCCTCAGTCCAAGTCCTTGACCACTCGCCCAGTTCTGGTTGCCATAATAATCCAAGATGTATGGGGTGCAAAGTACACTTTAGCCTGCATGGCATTTTGGTCTAACATAGGGCAACCAGTCACAAACACAGGGGCATTTTAGAGCTGCCATTTTCATCTGAACTGCATGTCTGTCAGCAGTAAGTGAAATGAAACGCTCCATACATACGAAGCTGAGGTCTCTTCAAACACATGAAGAAGACGGAGAGTGTGTATGCTACACACGTAGCATGCTGGGGTCAGTACACACTTAGATGGTCAGATCATAGTTTGCTATTTATAACTACTGATTGATTCCCTTGTCACAAATGGTGTTGCTCATCTGCTGTGCACACATATGCAACAGATTAAGTAGATGCTTAATATTcaggaaagaaaaaacaaatgtcAGCAAATGGCGTAAGAATTGTCGAGTTTCCTAGAGCTATGGCCAAATGTGATGGTCAGGGGTTCGACACCATGGCGAATTCTGATGGACATTTTGATCAAAACACAAATATTACCATGGAGATGGTAGTTCAAAAGTTAGTGTATATagtatttctttcctcagtAACATTTTACTATGGACAGGTTGACAATCCATGGTGAAGGTAGGACCCCATAGAGCACATTTCCCTTGACTAACATCAGACTTTGCAGTTCTTGTTTTATGTCTTGCCATttgatagggttagggttacacaGGATAGCACACAGTGTGTACACCTTTCTGCACTGGAGAGGCAATTTGAAAACTGATGTCAATGATTTTACTTCAAATATTATAACATGGACCAGATGATCTTAATGCCACACTACAGTTAAACATTACGTAGTTTTTTCTAGATTACTACTTTACATTGTTTTACAATTTGTGTGTTTATCTTggaatggactgacatcccatccaggatgcgtGGTGTTTCATgccttgtgcttcctgggataagccTGATTTTGCAACTGAACGGATAGGTCAAGCTACTGTTAATTATATCCAAATTCCTCATTTATAAATACAAACTTGCTAAAATGCTTTCTGTATCCTACAATTAAAccatgaaaattaatatattactCTTTTGGTTTACTGTATGTCCTCCCATCAAGTAAAAAATAATGATGTAAGAGAATATTTATTCAAGaacattttattattgttacgTTGAAACCCAAATACGTGTTTTAAACAATGTGACTGGTTCTGTATTTTAATACCATGACAAGTCCCGACaagttttcatttattttctcccCG is a window from the Brienomyrus brachyistius isolate T26 chromosome 8, BBRACH_0.4, whole genome shotgun sequence genome containing:
- the LOC125747143 gene encoding histone H1.10-like, whose translation is MAADDQENAPISTSDEATSAGAKKKAAASKRPKSGGAETSTPAKKKKNKKKKNQPGKYSKLVMDTIRQLGERNGSSLAKIYNETKKVSWFDQQNGRTYLRYSIKALLQNDSLIQVKGTGANGSFKLNKKKFEKPAQKKKPSKAVKSSAPASKKAKKPSEKVKAKASPKKKTPSKSAVAATKKVAKSKKAAKKPAAAPSKKVKKPKKISKPSVPKVPKAKSTRATRGAK